The following are encoded together in the Rhizoctonia solani chromosome 10, complete sequence genome:
- a CDS encoding ricin-type beta-trefoil lectin domain protein, whose protein sequence is MGQDIYNSPHPPDEDLKPGTYRIFNPTAGTAIQMSYHDPAGIVAWGKHGGENQQGAQRIKWFLQRSGHGYQLQNRRYGTYLAVCDTNNGGLVYASRYPTTWLFLKYDNNYLIQIADKNRILNLYGCSRQNGTLIHIYNLDGTNMTHRIWGLERLGDGFGNDELVEIRDKVTNQNREMTQLREELTSAKQEIMELRGLLIQRYRDIRQQETAKDMASFPSEIDETPTDLYNQHKLLKAQLSQ, encoded by the exons ATGGGGCAAGATATATATAATTCACCGCACCCGCCTGACGAGGACTTAAAGCCTGGAACATATCGTATCTTTAATCCAACTGCAGGGACCGCCATTCAAATGTCTTATCATGATCCAGCCGGAATAGTCGCATGGGGAAAGCACGGAGGAGAAAACCAACAG GGTGCTCAGAGGATCAAGTGGTTTTTGCAACGATCGGGTCATGGCTATCAACTGCAAAATCGACGTTACGGCACCTACTTAGCTGTGTGTGATACCAACAATGGCGGATTGGTCTACGCAAGTCGATACCCAACTACGTGGTTGTTCTTGAAGTATGATAATAATTATCT TATCCAGATTGCAGACAAAAATCGAATTCTCAACCTTTATGGATGCTCGCGCCAAAATGGAACCTTA ATTCATATCTATAATCTTGAtggtacaaacatgacccATAGGATTTGGGGGTTAGAGCGCCTAGG CGACGGTTTTGGGAACGATGAATTGGTTGAAATCCGAGATAAAGTGACCAACCAGAATAGAGAGATGACTCAATTACGGGAGGAGTTGACCAGTGCAAAGCAAGAAATCATGGAGCTCCGTGGCCTTCTCATTCAACGTTACAGAGACATTCGTCAACAAGAAACGGCGAAAGATATGGCCAGCTTCCCTAGCGAAATAGATGAAACTCCCACTGACCTATACAATCAACATAAGCTCCTGAAGGCCCAACTTTCACAGTAG
- a CDS encoding Nucleoside transporter: MPRIVLNESFEKPKRYGGIITALAFLTLGVSSLLPWNALIIALPFFLQKLEGTSLHDTFASWISFLFNGVGLLSIALMTWLGDQFIGPLTCTLSMVTIIIVFGFLAVVPFLDVPVVSFFGAVIVASGLLAVAGGFLQTATMTLAPVYGPSAITYYMSGCALSAVGVSALQVFTAYTSNNIELPNMDSPSWSATVCYATSVLLVTISLISFHILATNTPELKLSSSKDYSGLPVSENTRLIECPVDPTAISRKTRATETFTRSGFGRNFAVFFAGIITLGVFPAITTRIEPYNTRTNPLVFNALHFLVRYDPRSILLMRVVFIPTFMMCNVAGHWPVFITSDIAYMLILFVFGVTCGHLTTLALLSASEGHDPERGGKETRITQFWMMSGFVVGGIASFGISAAL, encoded by the exons ATGCCTCGAATCGTTCTCAACGAGTCATTCGAGAAACCGAAACGTTATGGAGGCATTATCACTGCACTTGCATTTCTAACTTTGGGTGTGAGCTCATTATTGCCATGGAACG CCCTGATCATCGCCCTACCGTTCTTCCTGCAGAAGCTCGAGGGTACGAGCCTTCATGATACATTCGCCTCTTGGATAAGTTTTCTATTCAATGGAGTTGGTCTGTTATCAATCGCCTTGATGACTTGGCTAGGTGACCAG TTTATCGGACCATTAACCTGCACACTGTCGATGGTCACCATAATAATCGTATTCGGATTCCTTGCGGTCGTCCCCTTTTTAGATGTTCCGGTCGTCTCATTTTTCGGTGCAGTCATCGTCGCAAGCGGTCTGCTCGCCGTGGCCGGCGGGTTCCTTCAGACAGCAACGATGACGCTTGCTCCAGTGTATGGCCCTTCAGCTATCACATATTACATGTCTGGTTGCGCTCTTTCGGCCGTCGGCGTTTCTGCCTTACAGGTGTTTACTGCTTACACCTCGAATAATATCGAGCTACCAAATATGGACTCTCCCTCGTGGAGTGCAACGGTCTGCTACGCGACCTCGGTGCTACTTGTGACCATCTCATTGATTTCATTCCATATCTTGGCTACCAATACCCCCGAACTTAAATTATCCAGCTCCAAAGATTATTCCGGCCTACCTGTCTCCGAAAATACTAGATTAATAGAATGCCCTGTTGACCCAACAGCCATTTCTCGGAAAACCAGGGCAACTGAAACATTCACCAGATCGGGCTTTGGGCGTAATTTCGCTGTATTTTTTGCTGGGATCATCACCTTG GGCGTGTTCCCAGCCATAACTACTCGGATAGAGCCATATAACACTCGGACCAATCCTCTTGTGTTTAACGCACTCCACTTCCTTGT GCGATACGACCCTCGTAGCATACTCCTCATGCGGGTCGTATTTATTCCTACCTTCATGATGTGCAACGTAGCCGGTCACTGGCCAGTTTTCATTACGTCAGATATAGCTTATATGCTCATTCTGTTCGTGTTTGGTGTAACTTGTGGGCACCTCACCACACTCGCGCTTCTCTCCGCATCCGAGGGCCACGATCCTGAAAGAGGTGGAAAGGAGACACGAATAACGCAATTCTGGATGATGTCAGGGTTCGTAGTAGGCGGTATCGCGAGCTTTGGTATTAGTGCAGCTTTATAG